The genomic stretch GTTACATAGCAAGAAAGAGGGGCATAGGGACGAACCTTGGGAAGTTTATAGACCCCTTGGCGGACAAGATACTGGTCACCGCGGTGTTGGTGTCCCTGGTGGAGCTTCAGCGTCTTCCCGCCTGGATAGTGGTGGTCATAGTTTCCAGGGAGTTCATAGTGACGGGGCTTAGGATGGTGGCCGCTGCGGAGGGAATAGTTATAGCCGCCAGCAAGGGCGGCAAGGCCAAGACGGTCAGCCAGATAGTGGCGATAGCCATGATGATCCTTAACCTTCCGGGCGGCATATGGGTGATGTGGCTTGCCATGGGCCTTACCGTGTGGTCCGGCATGGATTACCTGGTAAAGGGGAAGGATCTGCTGAGCCGTTGAGGACCGGTGGATGAGCATACCCTTTTCGCTTTTCCGTTGAGGACCTTTGTATGGGGGTGTTGCGGTTGGGCAAGGACTTAGGGGCTTTGGATGCCAGGTTGGTCTCCCTTGAGGGGGCCATGGTGGACGCTTTGTCTGAGTTGGTGAGGCGTCCTGCGGTTTCTCCTGACGATGGCGGCGATGGGGAGCATGATAAGGCGTTTTTCATAGAATCCCTGGTGTCGTCCCTTGGGTTGGGGCCAGTGGAGAGGTATGTCTCAAAGGATCCAAGGGCCAAGGGGGGCATAAGGCCCAATTTGGTCCTAAGGGTTCCCGGCACCGACAGCTCCGCCGGAAGGCTTTGGATCTTTACCCACATGGACGTGGTTCCCGAGGGAGACAGGTCCCTTTGGCGGTTTGATCCCTTTGAGCCCCATTTGGAAGGAGGGCGCTTATATGGGCGGGGGTCTAACGACAACGGCCAGGAGCTGGTGGCGTCACTTTTTGCCCTCAAGGCGGTGGTGGAGAGCGGAGGACCCCGCCGGGAGGTTTGTCTTGCCTTCGTGGCGGACGAAGAGGTGGGAAGCCAGCACGGCATAGGGTTCCTTCTCAAGGAGCATGGGGATTTGTTTGATCCGTCGGATCTCATCTTGGTTCCCGACGGTGGCACCGAGTCCGGGGACTTCATCGAGGTGGCGGAGAAGACGATCCTTTGGGTGGAGTTTCAGGTTGATGGGTGCCAGGTTCACGCGAGCAGGCCAGATCAGGGGCTTAACGCATGCAGGGTGGCGAACGAGCTTTCCGTGGCTTTGGACAGGGCCCTTAAGGGGGCCTTCCCGGAGGAGGATCCCCTGTTTGAGCCTCCTTTTTCCACCTTTGAGCCCACCAGGAGGCTGGCGAACGTTGGAAACGTGAACACCATTCCGGGCAAGGAGGTCTTCTGCCTGGATTGTAGGGTGCTGCCCCACGTCAAGGTGGAGGACGTGGAGCGCGTGTTCGCCGGTGAGGTTAGGAAGGCCCAGGATTCCTTCGGTGCCAGGATCTCATATCGTTTCCTCCAGAAGGGGGAGCCCACGGAAGCCACGGATCCCTCTTCTCCGGTGGTTGCGCTGCTTAGGGAGGCGGTGGAGGACGTGTTGAAGATCAAGCCCCGGGTTGGAGGGATAGGGGGTGGCACCTGCGCCGCCTTCTTCCGGGAGGCTAAAATGCCCGCGGTGGTATGGGCCCAGGAGGCGGACACCGCCCACATGCCGGACGAGTATGCGGAGGTATCCCACATGGTGAACGAGGCCAAGGTCTTCGCCAGGATGATGCTGTAGGAGCAACTTTATTTAGGGCCCCTTGGGGCCCTAAAATTTTTGTGGTGAGATCGGTTTTGTACCGCCCCGGTGGTTTTGTTGCGGTAGGCTTGATTTTAGTGAATTTAGGTGCTAGCCTTTTCTTGGCAACCAGCTGAGATTGAGAGCAGTCCTTAGCCCAGCAGAGCAGAAGACCAGTCAAGGGAGGATCCCAAAGTGGTCAGACGCATTCAGCCGGAACCTTTTCGCATCAAGATGGTGGAGCCTGTTTCCATTCCGGACAAGGCTCAGAGGGAGGAGGCCCTGAAGAGGGGGCATTTCAACCTCTTCGGTTTGAGGTCCGAGGACGTTTACATCGACCTTCTAACCGACTCTGGCACCGGTGCCATGAGCAAGCAGCAGTGGGCGGCCCTCATGAAGGGCGACGAGGCTTATGCGGGAGCTACCAGCTTCTACGCCCTGAAGGAGGCCGTCAAGGATGTGCTGGGTTTTGACTACGTCATCCCCTGTCACCAGGGCCGGGCGGCGGAGAACGTGACCTTTGGTTCCTTGGTTAAGCCCGGGGACAGGATCCCCTTCAACATGCCCTTTGACACCACCAGGGCCCACATCTTCAACGTGGGAGCCGAGCCGGTGGACTGCGTCATCGACGAAGCTTACGACCCCTCCAAGTACCACCCCTTCAAGGGTAACGTGGACATAAACAAGCTTGAGAACGCCATAAAGACCTATGGGGTGGAGCGGATTCCCCTGATCATGGTCACCATAACCAACAACTCTGGCGGCGGGCAGCCGGTGAGCCTTGAGAACCTTCGGGAGGTCCGGAAGGTGGCGGACAAGTATGGGATCCCCCTGTTCCTTGACGCCGCCAGGATGGCGGAGAACGCCTACTTCATCAAGACCCGGGAGGAAGCCTGCAAGGACATGACGGTGGCCCAGATACTTAAGGCCTGCATGGACTGTGCTGACGCCATCACCGTGTCCGCCAAGAAGGATCCGCTCGTTAACATAGGAGGCCTCGTGTGCACCAGGACCGAGGATCTCTACTACAAGATACTGCCGAGGGTTATCCTGTTCGAGGGCTTTGCCACCTATGGCGGTCTTGCGGGCAGGGACCTTGAGTGCCTG from Thermanaerothrix sp. encodes the following:
- a CDS encoding tryptophanase, yielding MVRRIQPEPFRIKMVEPVSIPDKAQREEALKRGHFNLFGLRSEDVYIDLLTDSGTGAMSKQQWAALMKGDEAYAGATSFYALKEAVKDVLGFDYVIPCHQGRAAENVTFGSLVKPGDRIPFNMPFDTTRAHIFNVGAEPVDCVIDEAYDPSKYHPFKGNVDINKLENAIKTYGVERIPLIMVTITNNSGGGQPVSLENLREVRKVADKYGIPLFLDAARMAENAYFIKTREEACKDMTVAQILKACMDCADAITVSAKKDPLVNIGGLVCTRTEDLYYKILPRVILFEGFATYGGLAGRDLECLAQGLREMVQEDYLAHRVAQVAYLGDLLDDAGVPFVKPAGGHAIFIDAAAFLPHIPQKYYPADVLGIEVYREGAVRGIGLGALAFATEDEATGEIVYPKLELFRLAINRRTYTNSHMEYVAETIINVYKRRDSIRYGLKVDFAPAAKGLHHFLAHLSPVSL
- the pgsA gene encoding CDP-diacylglycerol--glycerol-3-phosphate 3-phosphatidyltransferase, producing the protein YIARKRGIGTNLGKFIDPLADKILVTAVLVSLVELQRLPAWIVVVIVSREFIVTGLRMVAAAEGIVIAASKGGKAKTVSQIVAIAMMILNLPGGIWVMWLAMGLTVWSGMDYLVKGKDLLSR
- a CDS encoding M20 family metallo-hydrolase, producing MGVLRLGKDLGALDARLVSLEGAMVDALSELVRRPAVSPDDGGDGEHDKAFFIESLVSSLGLGPVERYVSKDPRAKGGIRPNLVLRVPGTDSSAGRLWIFTHMDVVPEGDRSLWRFDPFEPHLEGGRLYGRGSNDNGQELVASLFALKAVVESGGPRREVCLAFVADEEVGSQHGIGFLLKEHGDLFDPSDLILVPDGGTESGDFIEVAEKTILWVEFQVDGCQVHASRPDQGLNACRVANELSVALDRALKGAFPEEDPLFEPPFSTFEPTRRLANVGNVNTIPGKEVFCLDCRVLPHVKVEDVERVFAGEVRKAQDSFGARISYRFLQKGEPTEATDPSSPVVALLREAVEDVLKIKPRVGGIGGGTCAAFFREAKMPAVVWAQEADTAHMPDEYAEVSHMVNEAKVFARMML